GTATATCAATATTCTCCGTCATTTCCTTCTGTCCAATACCTGCATCTTTTTTGTTGTAATAATCAGAATATTCTTTATCAAATTGCAGTTGCAAGTCTTTATTTCCCACTGTATCGTGTTCAGATTCTTCCACTTGTACCGCTTCTTCCACAGCACCTGAAAAGTTATCCACAGTTTCTTCCCTTTTCGCAATTCCGTCCCCATTCGATAAATCAATAAAGCATAGCGGAGGAAATAAGACACACCACCAATTTTGTCCTTCTGCTTTCCCAATGCGTACACGCAGAGCTTCATAATCACCCGCAGGATAAATATAGGAACCGTATTGCTTGGTAGGAAATTCAACTCGGCCAAAATATACTTCTGCCGGATAGGAATAGCCTCGATCAGCAATTGTTTTATCCACAACTTTTTTAATCTTGTTCATATGATCAGCTACAAGTAGACGAGCTTGGTCATAGCTATGAATCTCTTTTATCCATTTGTTCATTTCAGCAATAATCGCATCACGCACTTCACGTTTTAGCCATTGATCCTCGACGGAATCGCTATTTGCCAATATACGCAGCCGAATAGATTCTTGTGGAATCGGACCATTGTTATGTATATTTGCCGATGCCAGTTGTCCTTCCCAGCTCATTAACGCGATCATTAAGCCAAATAAGATAAAAAAGAACCGTTTCATCATAACCAACTCTCCCCTCATGTACTGTTTCTCTAGTAAACAGTATGGACACAAAGAGCCTATGATAAACCCGGTTCTATAAACTATTTTTAATTGTGTAGTCGATAGCCGACAATTATCCGATCAATACCTGCCAAATCAGGATAAATGAATACTTCGTCAACGGCGCCTGATTCCTTCATCAGTTGAGCTACCGTATTCGCCTGATATATCCCTACTTCAAAAGCAACCAGTCCTGTCGGTGCCAGCAATTGCGGTAATGCTTCACATATTCTGCGATAGAAAATATAGCCGTCCGCTCCACCATCAAGAGCTAAACGCGGTTCATAGCCAA
The nucleotide sequence above comes from Brevibacillus laterosporus LMG 15441. Encoded proteins:
- the spoIIR gene encoding stage II sporulation protein R — protein: MMKRFFFILFGLMIALMSWEGQLASANIHNNGPIPQESIRLRILANSDSVEDQWLKREVRDAIIAEMNKWIKEIHSYDQARLLVADHMNKIKKVVDKTIADRGYSYPAEVYFGRVEFPTKQYGSYIYPAGDYEALRVRIGKAEGQNWWCVLFPPLCFIDLSNGDGIAKREETVDNFSGAVEEAVQVEESEHDTVGNKDLQLQFDKEYSDYYNKKDAGIGQKEMTENIDIPAISPNKQASNVEVRSFLWDKLRSWF